The Flavipsychrobacter sp. genome contains the following window.
CCTGAGATTCTAAGTAAACCTTTTGACTTTTCTAAAAAAGAAGAAATAACACTGAGTGGAGATGATCTAAAATTTGTTAGTGATAACGCTGCTTTAAAAAAACGCTGGACAAATTATCTGAAATTCAGAACATTGAGCAGATACGTTGACTTAAAAGAAGAACAAGAGAAAAGAGTTAAGGACAAAGACACAAGCCTTAAAGTTGTAAAAACAGATGCAGAGCTGGAAAAAGAAGCCAGAGAACTAATAGAAAAAAGCCAAGAACGTTATTTCAAGCGTTTAAAAAAGCTTGATGAAGACAGACTTTTTACTGTATTTATCAATACAATTACCAACAACGAAGACCCTCATACTGATTACTTCCCTCCTAGAGATAAAAAACAATTTGATATAGCAATGTCAGGTACCTTCTACGGTATTGGTGCACAGCTTCAAGAAAGTGAGGGCAGTATAAAGATCACGCTAATAATACCTGGTAGTCCCTGCTGGAAACAAGGAGAACTAAAAGCAGGAGATGAAATAATTAAAGTAGCACAAGGAGAAGAAGAGCCTGTAGATGTAAGAGGTTACGATTTACAAGATGCTGTAGAGATCATAAGAGGAAAAAAGGGCACAGAAGTAAGACTTACTGTTAAGAAAGTAAATGGTGCTATTAAAGTAATACCTATTATAAGAGATGAGGTATTGCTAGAAGAAGGTTTTGCCAAATCTGCTATTATAAAAACAGGCAAAGACGAGTCTATAGGCTATATATACCTACCATCCTTCTATGCAGATTTTCAAAGAATAAATGGCCGTAGGTGTGCGGAAGACGTAGCTATAGAAGTACTTAAACTGAAAAACTCAGGAGTAGACGGCATTATATTAGACCTAAGAAATAATGGAGGCGGCTCACTAAGCGATGTTGTTGAAATGACAGGTATATTTATCGACAAAGGCCCTATTGTTCAAGTTAAAAGTAATGGCGCACCACCATCTACCTATGAAGACAGACAAGCTGGCTCTATCTACGATGGGCCACTTGCTATAATGGTCAATCAAGGTAGCGCTTCTGCTTCTGAGATAATGGCAGCTGCATTACAAGATTATAAGCGTGCTATCATTGTGGGCACACCTACATTTGGTAAAGGTACGGTACAACATATCATGTCCTTGGATCAGTTTTTAAGTGTCTCTGACAAGATCACAGCAAAAACAAAGGGCAATTTACTATCTGAAGAAAAACTAGGATCCTTAAAA
Protein-coding sequences here:
- a CDS encoding carboxy terminal-processing peptidase, which produces MRNKILIPSLILLALASFFSFKYVKSDEEAKERKQLVLQTVISALEKKHFAARDIDDSLSLKIYKKNLSMLDYEKKFFTQKEINTLSEYQFLIDDQIKAGSIKFFTVLNQLYNQQINEVEKYYPEILSKPFDFSKKEEITLSGDDLKFVSDNAALKKRWTNYLKFRTLSRYVDLKEEQEKRVKDKDTSLKVVKTDAELEKEARELIEKSQERYFKRLKKLDEDRLFTVFINTITNNEDPHTDYFPPRDKKQFDIAMSGTFYGIGAQLQESEGSIKITLIIPGSPCWKQGELKAGDEIIKVAQGEEEPVDVRGYDLQDAVEIIRGKKGTEVRLTVKKVNGAIKVIPIIRDEVLLEEGFAKSAIIKTGKDESIGYIYLPSFYADFQRINGRRCAEDVAIEVLKLKNSGVDGIILDLRNNGGGSLSDVVEMTGIFIDKGPIVQVKSNGAPPSTYEDRQAGSIYDGPLAIMVNQGSASASEIMAAALQDYKRAIIVGTPTFGKGTVQHIMSLDQFLSVSDKITAKTKGNLLSEEKLGSLKLTVQKFYRINGGSTQLKGVTPDIILPDAYQHIDVGERSNESALKWDVIPSADYVTVANPVPVKQLARKSKERISKSEAFEIIEKTADRIKAQQDDKTYALNETDYKAELKEANEAVERMDKLEEMSKKLDVVNIKEDLQKINLDSNTISKNETWIKNLSKDIYIAETVNIINDMKQLNMNVSLGEGKAID